In Lodderomyces elongisporus chromosome 2, complete sequence, the following proteins share a genomic window:
- a CDS encoding uncharacterized protein (BUSCO:EOG092606UX): MVSILPGHNTSGHGTTKNKFISPTIRLGESAIDELTKFHSDSSSFSSFSASASVSASNSAARIGESASSLMRRFMQPVGLEVKEANYKVGIPDFATLSPLTLGAKLISNISKIDSSIPHDIFASENMIKNETNLDNYYFDYENGLNDFSRFEKVQQYDLPDTFFEEYNKTECITKIGLLPEIDRSWISVDNKLILWNYKIPQSSFNKSAQFLTLDQIESTVLAIKLVKPKDGIFLKEINHLLIVATVTSIQIFLVKYGKEHNNLEVFNPDLSVSVQGLTVNNIIAHPKTQDIYFTGEGSGTNIWRLEYSNKSSFTKNRCDKVCLTKGTFSSVLPSSFSSFGFASNTNTTPRTSGTFSASSASSSASASAAAGAAAANIPETISQLEIDSGRDILYSLSNKSVIRVYKLIPRQDSLNEGSTLTPTQIFKSASSVFVDPSSFKVFERFKIINIHAISSHESSVIQLIAVTSNGTRILLKLGSTSSFTSLLSSAITSSAALKLNLVNIRFPPTREIPEINNELDSFTRDRQYISQIIANQQKSQLLKNTKIAKMISPGVFICVKKTKRSDKLFIATTNFGYLKKNGKLVEDAEFIKYTTSESSPYTYIQGIVQLNDSMNATNTPNGYANIAASQYTKEPLRIAILTNFGIMVYQYRTPDQILRPLKDEVVENFMEENGYEETCSTLLYLACSYGQHDENDLFERKAQVLFSTCGNNARLGNLASRSSTSAALIPHHQQFSQSSITAAAGAAAGSGGAANGASASNNSQPTVEQVVLSDRFYGTCLLISRFLKDIWNQKVFTPVPTLKLAISGDVEVASIGESKVIIQSVSIDKKVIEYFIGTIVVLIDFFQKNGNNIQGLNAPNFSSDPLQYENEVCVRAENIAFTSILKSLKSMKEAFSFLLVLVEEYETKSKSTGFGEILELLSLQDQTNLLVLRFKDILLPSREVRSLIKSLTSALINQSISKGFSIDSIATSLQQRCGSFCSTNDVFTYKATEYLMKAKETGSRDVDFKLKCLKNAVLLFEEAYDTLSVDTIEKTVDLMTDLEFYSGAINMLLNIALKVNNASKIQLSSINQISDQSFNSSLQNENSAKVNKIYQIIFSILVKVDFKALKISETNNQLLINEFLEVRELAYNTCFASKSKDFHFLFYEWFIEQGLSERLLDVNTVFILPFLELKAENNIGLTNVLWLYHAKRDNYFEAAKILYALSISQFDLSLDKRIEYLSRANGFCNCVCPPDTRQKMVQLSLTIQELFEVADIQLAILRKVESDARINAENRKIAVEALSNKILSISDLFNSYVDPLGYYELSLLIFKVSDYQNVDDILKRWSLLFERIFRLSKSSKEPFYILLDEEMALFGPKLSDNDIVFPVDELVKLISKTLHEAIDENSVVETPPKGYLVDLFVKCGVPYEKLYYSMRGLIENGGGFEVFTGFTKYLKENEMAFLLKKWYATDKRLKELISADQIVNFGDVYSLEMDPVRKSNYV, translated from the coding sequence ATGGTTAGTATACTACCAGGCCACAATACTTCAGGTCATGGCACCACCAAGAACAAATTTATTTCCCCTACGATTCGATTAGGAGAATCCGCAATCGATGAGTTGACAAAGTTTCATTCGGACTCTTCATcgttttcttccttttcggCCTCCGCCTCTGTGTCCGCTTCCAACTCAGCAGCAAGAATAGGCGAATCAGCATCCTCCTTGATGAGAAGGTTTATGCAACCTGTGGGCTTGGAAGTGAAGGAAGCCAATTACAAAGTTGGAATTCCTGATTTTGCTACTTTGTCGCCCTTGACGCTAGGAGCAAAGTTGATCTCCAACATCAGCAAAATTGACTCTAGTATACCACACGATATTTTTGCTTCAGAGAACATGATCAAAAATGAAACTAATCTCGacaattattattttgacTATGAAAACGGACTCAATGATTTCTCGAGGTTTGAAAAAGTGCAACAGTATGATTTACCAGATACCTTTTTTGAGGAATACAACAAAACAGAGTGTATTACGAAAATTGGGTTGCTTCCTGAAATCGATCGAAGTTGGATCTCAGTCGACAATAAATTGATCTTGTGGAATTACAAAATTCCCCAATCGTCATTCAACAAGTCTGCACAGTTTCTCACACTAGACCAAATCGAAAGCACAGTGCTTGCGATAAAATTGGTCAAGCCAAAGGATGGCATATTTCTCAAGGAGATTAACCATCTTTTGATTGTTGCAACCGTGACTAGCATACAAATATTCTTGGTCAAATATGGCAAGGAACACAACAATTTGGAAGTGTTCAATCCAGACTTGTCTGTCTCCGTGCAGGGATTAACAGTAAATAATATTATAGCTCACCCAAAAACACAGGATATCTACTTTACCGGAGAAGGAAGCGGAACCAATATTTGGAGGTTGGAATATTCAAATAAATCATCTTTTACCAAAAACAGGTGTGACAAAGTTTGCTTAACGAAAGGTACTTTTTCAAGCGTTTTACCTAGCAGTTTCCTGAGCTTTGGTTTTGCTAGTAACACTAATACTACTCCACGAACATCGGGTACTTTTTCAGCTTCTTCTGCATCTTCCTCCGCAtctgcttctgctgctgccgGCGCCGCCGCAGCCAACATTCCAGAGACTATTTCTCAACTTGAAATTGACTCTGGTCGCGACATTTTGTACTCATTGTCAAATAAATCAGTTATTAGAGTCTACAAGCTAATACCACGACAGGATAGCTTAAATGAAGGAAGCACTTTGACTCCAACTCAGATCTTCAAATCCGCATCATCTGTATTTGTTGACCCAAGCagtttcaaagtttttgaaaggtTCAAGATCATTAACATTCATGCCATCTCCTCGCATGAATCCTCTGTTATTCAATTGATAGCAGTTACAAGTAATGGTACTAGAATTTTACTCAAATTGGGGTCAACTTCATCATTCACTTCTTTGCTCTCGTCAGCCATAACCTCTTCGGCTGCGTTGAAGCTAAATCTCGTCAATATTAGGTTTCCACCAACCAGAGAAATTCCTGAGATTAACAATGAACTTGACTCTTTTACAAGAGATAGGCAATACATTTCACAAATTATAGCTAACCAACAAAAGTCGCAACTCTTAAAGAACACCAAAATTGCCAAAATGATCAGTCCTGGAGTGTTCATATGTGTTAAAAAGACCAAGAGATCTGACAAATTGTTTATTGCCACCACAAACTTTGGGTACCTCAAGAAAAACGGCAAGTTGGTTGAAGATGCAGAATTTATCAAATACACCACGAGCGAGAGTTCAccatatacatacattcAAGGAATTGTTCAACTCAATGATTCTATGAATGCTACGAATACGCCTAATGGGTATGCAAACATTGCAGCAAGTCAGTATACAAAGGAACCATTGAGAATTGCAATCTTGACCAACTTTGGAATCATGGTTTATCAATACAGAACACCAGACCAAATATTGAGACCCCTCAAAGATGAAGTTGTGGAAAATTTTATGGAGGAAAACGGATACGAAGAAACATGTTCAACGTTGTTGTATCTTGCTTGCTCATACGGTCAGCACGATGAAAATGACTtgtttgaaagaaaagcacAAGTCTTGTTCTCGACTTGTGGAAACAATGCTCGATTGGGCAATCTCGCTCTGCGATCATCAACTTCGGCGGCTTTGATTCCAcaccatcaacaattttCACAAAGCAGTATCACTGCCGCAGCTGGTGCTGCAgctggtagtggtggtgctgcTAATGGTGCTTCTGCTTCCAATAATAGTCAACCAACTGTTGAGCAAGTTGTATTGAGTGACAGGTTCTATGGTACTTGTTTACTAATTTCAAGATTCCTCAAGGATATTTGGAACCAAAAAGTGTTTACACCGGTGCCGACCCTCAAATTGGCCATAAGCGGTGATGTTGAAGTAGCAAGTATTGGAGAAAGCAAAGTAATTATACAGAGTGTAAGCATCGACAAAAAGGTGATTGAATATTTCATTGGAACGATTGTTGTTctaattgatttttttcaaaaaaatggaaacaaCATACAAGGTTTGAATGCTCCAAATTTCAGTTCAGACCCATTGCAGTATGAGAATGAAGTTTGCGTTAGAGCTGAAAATATTGCATTCACTTCCATTTTGAAGTCTTTAAAGTCGATGAAAGAGGCATTTTCATTCcttttggtgttggtggagGAATACGAAACAAAATCTAAAAGCACCGGTTTTGGTGAAATCTTGGAGCTTCTCTCTTTGCAAGACCAAACAaatcttttggttttgagGTTTAAAGACATTCTCTTGCCAAGTAGAGAAGTGAGATCGTTGATCAAGAGCCTCACATCTGCACTCATCAACCAGAGCATTTCCAAAGGCTTTTCTATTGATCTGATTGCCACGTCTTTACAGCAAAGATGCGGATCTTTTTGTTCGACCAATGATGTTTTCACTTATAAAGCCACAGAGTATCTAATGAAGGCAAAGGAAACTGGATCTCGAGATGTTGACTTTAAATTGAaatgtttgaaaaatgcAGTGTTGCTTTTTGAAGAAGCTTACGATACACTATCAGTGGACACGATTGAGAAAACTGTTGATTTGATGACCGATTTGGAATTTTACCTGGGTGCCATCAACATGTTGTTAAATATCGCCTTGAAAGTTAACAATGCGTCCAAGATTCAGCTTAGCTCGATTAACCAAATCAGCGACCAATCATTTAATAGTAGtttgcaaaatgaaaactcTGCCAAAGTGAACAAGATCTACCAAATTATCTTTAGTATTTTGGTCAAAGTGGATTTCAAAGCACTTAAAATTTCGGAAACAAACAACCAGCTTTTGATTAATGAGTTTTTGGAAGTAAGAGAATTGGCATACAATACATGTTTTGCATCAAAAAGTAAGgattttcatttccttttttacGAGTGGTTTATCGAACAAGGTTTGAGCGAGCGTTTACTAGATGTGAATACcgttttcattttgccATTTTTGGAGTTAAAAGCTGAAAATAATATTGGTTTGACTAATGTACTTTGGCTCTATCATGCGAAGCGCGATAATTATTTTGAGGCTGCAAAAATTTTGTATGCCCTTTCCATTTCCCAATTTGATCTCAGTTTGGACAAGAGAATTGAGTACTTGTCTCGTGCCAATGGGTTCTGTAATTGCGTTTGTCCGCCAGATACCAGGCAAAAGATGGTGCAACTATCATTAACAATTCAGGAACTATTCGAAGTAGCTGATATTCAATTAGCAATTTTGAGGAAGGTCGAGAGCGATGCTAGAATCAATGCAGAGAATCGTAAAATAGCTGTTGAAGCATTGAGCAACAAGATTTTGTCTATTAGCGATTTGTTTAACAGTTATGTTGATCCCTTGGGGTATTATGAGCTTTCGTTATTGATTTTCAAAGTTTCTGATTATCAAAACGTGGATgatattttgaaaagatgGAGTCTTTTGTTTGAGCGTATATTTAGACTCTCGAAGTCGTCGAAAGAGCCATTCTACATCTTGCTCGATGAAGAGATGGCCTTGTTTGGACCAAAATTGTCCGATAATgatattgtttttcctgTGGATGAGCTTGTCAAATTAATCAGTAAGACACTTCACGAGGCCATTGACGAGAATTCTGTGGTGGAAACACCTCCAAAAGGATACTTGGTTGATTTATTTGTCAAATGCGGCGTTCCATATGAGAAATTGTACTACAGCATGAGGGGTTTAATTGAAAATGGTGGAGGGTTTGAAGTGTTTACCGGCTTTACAAAATATCTcaaggaaaatgaaatggcgtttcttttgaaaaaatggTACGCTACAGACAAGAGGCTTAAAGAGTTGATTTCAGCCGACCAAATTGTAAATTTTGGTGATGTATACTCCCTCGAGATGGACCCTGTAAGAAAATCAAACTACGTGTAG